TGTAAAATTGAGATGACACTATTTGCTACTTGATAGTGTTCTTCACCTACAATATGTGGATCAAGAATTGTAGAAGTAGATGCCAATGGGTCTACTGCTGGATATATTCCTATCTCAACTATCTCTCTTGATAATACCGTCGTAGCATCCAAGTGAGCAAAGGTTGTTGCAGGAGCTGGGTCAGTTAAGTCATCTGCCGGAACATAAATCGCTTGCACAGACGTAATTGAACCATTCTTTGTAGAAGTGATTCTTTCCTGTAAATCACCAATGTCAGTACCAAGAGTTGGCTGATAACCTACAGCAGATGGCATTCTTCCTAATAACGCTGATACTTCGGAACCAGCTTGTACAAATCTAAAAATATTATCTATAAATAACAAAACGTCTTTGTGTTCTACATCTCTAAAATATTCAGCAACTGTTAATCCAGTCAGTCCAACTCTAAAACGAGCCCCCGGAGGCTCATTCATTTGTCCATAAATTAGAGCTGTTTTATCAATAACTCCAGAGTCTTTCATTTCTAACCAAAGGTCGTTACCTTCTCTTGTTCTTTCACCAACACCAGCAAATACAGAATATCCACCATGTTCTTTAGCAATATTACGGATAAGCTCCATGATAAGAACTGTTTTTCCTACACCAGCACCACCAAATAATCCAATCTTTCCTCCTTTTGGATAAGGAGCTAAAAGGTCTACAACTTTTATACCAGTTTCGAACATCTCAGTAGTTGTACTTTGGTCTTCTAATTTAGGCGCCTCTCTGTGAATTGACCATCTTTCCCCATGAAGCTGTT
Above is a window of Candidatus Margulisiibacteriota bacterium DNA encoding:
- the atpD gene encoding F0F1 ATP synthase subunit beta is translated as MQKGKVIQIIGPVVDIRFERDCLPKLYHAVEIWNDGKKIVLEVMQHLGDDVVRAVSMTSTDGLVRGMEAVDTGNCITVPVGSQTLGRILNVTGETVDFGEQLHGERWSIHREAPKLEDQSTTTEMFETGIKVVDLLAPYPKGGKIGLFGGAGVGKTVLIMELIRNIAKEHGGYSVFAGVGERTREGNDLWLEMKDSGVIDKTALIYGQMNEPPGARFRVGLTGLTVAEYFRDVEHKDVLLFIDNIFRFVQAGSEVSALLGRMPSAVGYQPTLGTDIGDLQERITSTKNGSITSVQAIYVPADDLTDPAPATTFAHLDATTVLSREIVEIGIYPAVDPLASTSTILDPHIVGEEHYQVANSVISILQKYKELQDIIKILGIDELSDADKITVFRARKIQKFLSQPFHVASHFTGKEGKYVTKDDTIRSFKDILEGKLDNVPEQAFYMVGSIDDVYEKAKTL